A region of the Peromyscus leucopus breed LL Stock chromosome X, UCI_PerLeu_2.1, whole genome shotgun sequence genome:
aaacttaacagagaaataaaggacttaactgatgtcatgacccaattggacctaatagatatctacagaacattccatcctaacaagaaagaatataccttcttctcagcaccccatggaactttctctaaaatcgaccacatacttggccacaaagcaaatctcaacagatacaaaacaattagaataacctcctgtgttctatcagaccaccatggtttaaagttagatttcaacaacaacaaaaactacagaaaacctacaatctcatggaaaccgaataatgctcacctgaatcaccaatgggttaaggaagaaataaagaaagaaattaaagacttcctagagatcaatgaaaatgaagacaccacatacccaaacttatgggacactatgaaagcagtgctaagagggaaattcatagcactaaatgcccacataaagaagttggagaaatcccacactagtgacttaacagcacacctgaaagctctagaacaagaagaagcaaagtctcccaggaagaatagacgccaggaaattatcaaagtgagaggtgaaattaataaattagaaactaagagaataatacaaaaaaataatgaaacaaagagttggttctttgagaaaatcaacaagatagacaagcccttatccaaactaaccaaaagacagagagagagaatccaaatcaacaaaatcagaaatgaaaatgggacataacaacagacattgaggaaatccagagaattataaggtcatatttcaaaaacctctactccacaaaaatggaaaacctaaaagaaatggacatttttctggataagtaccacatacctaagttaaatcaagaccagataaactatttaaataacccaataaccctaaggaaatagaaacagtcattaaaagtctcccaaccaaaaaaagcccaggaccagatggtttcagcacagaattctaccagatcttcaaagaagagttaataccaatactctctaaattgttccacataatagaaacagaaggaacattaccaaactccttctatgaggctacaattaccctgattcctaaaccaagcaaggatacaacaaagaaagaaaactacagaccgatctccctcatgaacattgatgcaaaaatactcaataaaatattggcaaacagactccaagaacacatcagaacaattatccaccatgatcaagtaggcttcatcccagggatgcaagggtggttcaacatacgaaagtccatcaacgtaatacaccatataaacaaactcaaagaaaaaaaccacatgatcatctcactagatgcagaaaaggcatttgacaaaatccaacaccctttcatgataaaagtcttggagcgatcaggaatacagggaacatacctaatcataataaaggcaatatatagcaaaccaacagccaacatcaaattaaatggagagaaactcaaagcaattccactaaaatcaggaacgagacaaggctgtccactctccccatacttattcaatatagtacttgaagttctagccagagcaataagacaacataaggagattaaggggatacaaattggaaaggaagaagtcaagctttccctatttgcagatgacatgatagtatacttgagtgaccccaaagattccacccaggaattgataaagcttataaacaccttcagcaacatagcaggatacaagatcaactcaaaaaaaatcagtagccttcctatatacaatggacaaagaagctgagaagacaattatagatacatcaccctttacaatagccaaaaatgacataaaatacctttggtaacactaaccaagcaagtgaaggacctatatgacaagaactttaagtccctgaaaaaagaaattgaagaagatgtcagaaaatggaaggatctcccatgctcatggataggcagggttaacatagtaaaaatggcaatcttaccaaaagcaatctacagattcaatgcaatccccatcaaaataccaacacaattcttcacagacctggaaagaataatactcaacttcatatggaaaaacaaaaaacccaggatagctaaaagaaacctgtacaataaaacaacttctggaggcatcacaatccctgacttcaagctctactatagagctacagtaataaaaacagcttggtattggcataaaaaccgacatgtggaccaatggaatcgaattgaagaccctgacattaacccacatacctatggacatataatttttgacaaagaagccaaaagtgtacaatggaaaaaagaaagcatcttcaacaaatggtgctggcataactggatatcaacgtgtagaaggctgcaaatagatccatatctgtcaccgtgcacaaaacttaagtccaagtggatcaaagacctcaacataaatccagctactctaaacctgctagaagagaaagtaggaagtagactTGAACGCATTgccataggagatcacttcctaaatataacaccagtagcacagacactgagacaaacaatcaatcaatgggacctcttgaaactgagaagcttttgtagagcaaaggatacggtcaacaaggcaaagcgacagcctacagaatgggaaaagatcttcaccaaccccacaggtgacagaggactgatatccagaaaatataaggaactcaagaaattagatatcaaaacgaccaacagtccaattgagaaatgggctttagaactaaacagaattctcaacagaggaaacccaaatggctgaaagacatttaaggaattgctcaacatccctaatcatcagggaaatgcaaatcaaaacaactctgagataccaccttacgcctgtcagagtggctaagatcaaaaacactgtatgctggagaggttgtggaactaggggaactctcctccactgctggtgggaatgcaagtttgaacaaccactttggaaatcaatatggcgctttcttagaaaattgggaatcaatctcccccatgatccagctataccacttttgggcatatacccaaaaaatgctcaatcataccacaagagcacttgctcagctatgttcataccagcattgtttgtaatagccaaaacctggaaacaacctagatgcccttcaactgaagaatggataaataaattgtggcacatatacacaatggaatactactcagcagagaaaaacaatgacatcatacggtttgcagacaaatggaccgatctagaaaaaatcatcctgagtgaggtgacccagactcagaaagacaaatatggtatgtactcactcataggaagatgctagatgtggaacaaggatgactggactgctactcacatcaccagtgaggctacctggaaaacgagaccccaaaaaagacacggagaaatagatgagatctacatgaacagcctggtcatgagtgggaacaatgaagggcgacggtcgagggaaagagagtgggagatcctagctggatcaagaaaagagagggagaacaaggaataggagaccatggtaaatgaagaccacatgagaaggggaggaagcagagagctagggaggcccacggagatccacaaagatacccccacaaaagactgctggcaatggtcgagagacagcaggaactgacctactctgggataggatggccagacaccctgttagttgtgccataaaccccatccaaggaaggtctgaggaatctggatgcagacatccacggctgggcccctggtggatcactgggagtctaattagtgagaaagaagagggtttatatgagcgagaattgttgaagccaaagttggataaagcacagggacaaataaccaaatgaatggaagcacaggatctatgaaccaaaggctgaggggcccccaactggatcaggcccctgaacgggtgagacagtcatttggcttgatctgtttgggaggcagctgtgtgttggtgccgggtcctgggctcattgcatgagttggctgtttgaatcctgagacatatgcagggacgcttggctcgatctgggagggggggactggacctggctggactgagtctaccaggtcgatcccggtcctgggggagaccttgatctagaggaggtgggaatggggggtggggtgggggagggggagggggcgagagtgggagaacaggggaatctgtggctattatgttgaactaaatgatgttgtaaaataaatttactaaaacaaaaaaaaatacagtggccAAAAGTGTGGCAAAGGCCAGTCAATCAGGATTGTAACAGTATTGGACCTCTCACAGAGGTGTGCTATGATTATGCACGTGGTCCCTATTAAACTCTCTTActttaaagaaacacacacacagagagagagagagagagagagagagagagagagagagagagagagagagagagagagagagagagactgagaggtgacccatccagcaggccaggttattcgagggtctctaggagggaccacctgggaatcaatggggggcgagagggaaaggagaccaagcgcatgaagaaagacagagtcagtctgagttgcatcAAGGTCTCCTTTACTGactgggtgttagagcttataaacagggcttcaggtagggagggggagcaggaggagtgaggagaggacaaagaaaattcctaagggagggtcagcaggaggtcgctttggtcccaggcccctgcagctagctgatttagtaCAGGCTCCAAGAAGTTTATTTAATCGTACATTCTGTGGTTAAGCTAAGAGCCTcctatttacacgaggcttgataaatcgtggaaggttacacaggttcaagacacagctgtagGGAGTCGGTCCCCAACAGAGAGGTCCACCTTGTGAAGAATTCTGCGTCTCTCCCCTCTTGTCTTGGTTCATACctttaaccatttctttttttcagaattcATCCTGACCACAATCACCCACATCTGATACTAAGCATTACAGGATGAGATAAGAGTTGCTAATTAGAGTCAGCTCTGAAATCTGCCTCAATTGGTGGGGATACAAATGATCTTATTACATAGATCTTACAGGATAGGggaaaataatgataatatagAGAATGGCACAAGATTCAGAAAATCCTGTAAGTTAGGGTTTGATGGAGAGCTCAAAGTGACCTTTGTTTCAGTCTGTTCTGTGTTGTGGTCAAGTAGACAGAAAAGGATTCCCCAGAGGAAATGATCTAATGGTCATGTTAATCTGCAGCAGGGACCATGTGAGAGTAGGTAGAAAGGACAGAACGAAGACTGTAATGTCATGCAGGTGACGGTCATGTCTCCCATGTGAAAAGTCACAAAGTGAAACCAGTGCCATCTGCCAGTGGCCCAACCGAGGAACTTCACAATAATGCTGGTGATAAGACATCCAGGAAGGAATACATGAGAAACTCCTCTGCCCATTAGGACTTGTCCAGGGATCATTCAATGGGTACAAACAAGGTCACCATAAAGTTTGTTTCTCAAATTCCTTCTTGCGTAACTTGAGTCAAGATATCCCTCTTGTCTGTGGCCATGAATAGACAAGCCCATCCCGACTAAAGATGTTCAATTCCTCCATGCATCTAATAGTAGTTGTGTATGAAGAACCAGCAGAGGATGTGGGTTTCAGGTCAAAGTTCTTGATTTGGAGATGGAGGGAGTCAAGTCAGGGAGAGAGCGAGGGagggagagctagagagagagtGAAGgtcagagatggagggagacagtgtgtgtgagagagaggcaggtggggcagacagagaagcagagagcagaagaaaggaagagagagactgttCTCAGTCTCTGGTCCACTGTATGCATCATGGATGGCATCACTAGGCTTAAATACTGTCTAGTTGCACAATGCCATGAGTGGGCATCTCCTGCTGAAGTGTCTAGAATCACCAGGCCTTGCCTACAACAGCCCACCTACATTAGAGGAGAGGGAGCTTGTACTAGGTTGAAAAGACCTGGTTTTCAACTCTGGTGTTCTTTCTCTGCAGTTATGTGCCTCAAGCTGCTCATGGACTCCTGCCACGTTCTTCAGGATCTGATGGACAGGTGGGTGACTTGTGTCAtgtttccctccctgcctctgacttctaaaGCTCACCCTACTTCTGTCTCAAGGGGTGTTGGGAGGAACTCACTGGAGTGCAGCACATACTAGGTTGTTCCTAGAGGCCAGTTAGGTCCTTACTCCCTAAAAACAAGCCTCGTATCACCCTTGGTGACACCTTCTGTCCTTGTTCCAGATACTTGATTCTTCACTGGAAAAGGATCCCTTCTCTTGCCTGCTGGTTACTTACAAAATAATTGTACTTTACATGAGGGACCGTTGTGGAGGATGAGGTTACACCATTCCAATAAGGACTTGGGATCTGTTAGGTCCTAGGCTCGTGATAAGCAGTTAAATAACTTGCAAAAGACAGTAAGGTGTTGACACGGGACAAGAGAtgaagcaggcagatttccagGACTTTGAGTCCAGCTAGAGGTAAATAGTCATTCCAGTTCCTGCTTGGTGACATGGTCAGAGCCCGacttcaaaaacaaaccaaataatcacTTTAGAAAGATCAGACATGATGGCACAAAGCAGTGAATCcactggaagcagaagcaggctgagctcCTTGTGTTCCACTGGCCCACCCTCCCCCAAAGAACCCTATGGATTTTGATGATGTGAGATGCCCTCTTCACCGTGAAAGACTTGTTATAGAACGGACAGTCATCCCACCCAGCTCTACAAGACCTCTGAGTCAGATATCATGTCCAGTAGCTTAGACTTTATCAACATTAGACATAATAAATGGAACTATAAGGAACAATACATAAGTGGTTCACAAGTAGATTTTGCACTTAAGCCACGGCATTGCTATGCACTTCTCTGACAGAATTACAAGTCCTTTGCACAAGGTATGAAGGGCACACACAGGAGCACTAAAGGAAGAAGGCTTCTCCCTTGGAATACAAAGAGTGCAGTTACTAGACACAGGCTTCACATGTACAACTGCATGGCTGACATTGGCACCATTGTAAGTAGAGATTGATTTCTGTAGAGTATCTCCCTTCTGAGGAGCGGCCCTGTCAGTCATTTCAGAATGAGAACCAGTCACATTCTCCCTCCTACACAATGCTCATTACCGCTTGGTGTTGGCTTGTCTCttgttgctgtttcttctttCAAGTTTTAATGAAAACCAGCCATTCATTTTTGGGACACTTAGCTTTTCAGAAGGAGTCACATTTTAAAACGACATTTAACACAGACCCTAGATGAGTGACTTGGAACCCAACCGGAAATGGACATATAAGTCATTCAATATCAAGAGATGTCCTCATGTTGCAATTTTAACATGAACAGGACATCAGACTTGACAGAAAACATATCAAACTGTCATGAAGGACCATTTGAAATCGCAGTGGTGGAGCAAAACAGCAAAAGATTACAAATGCCCATTGACCTCTTACTGAAAATACAGACAAAAGCCAAGACTGCTTTATGTGAATGCCATTGCTTTTTATAGACAAGGGAGGAGGACGCCTAGGTGATCATGCCAGAGATTGTCCTCTCTGCTGCAGTTTGTAGAAATGAGCCTCCTTCAGGATCTGGTTTATGAAGGAGTAAGGACCTTGGTCTTGGCCCAGTGCATAGTCCTCATGGTAGAACTCAGGGACTTCGCAGTTAAGTTCAGCATGGTCCGGGTTTAAGCTGCTCTTTGGAACACTTTCTCTGTTGGGGTTATTGATGTTGCTGTGGATCTTTTCATTATCACTGCTTGACGactggaaggagaaa
Encoded here:
- the LOC114702834 gene encoding protein FAM104A-like; translation: MGLVRKRRRDDKEEDTHLPRHSKRNKKDQAFQDPHAIESSSSDNEKIHSNINNPNRESVPKSSLNPDHAELNCEVPEFYHEDYALGQDQGPYSFINQILKEAHFYKLQQRGQSLA